One genomic region from Carnobacterium alterfunditum DSM 5972 encodes:
- a CDS encoding plasmid mobilization protein, which translates to MSEQKKENRREERQVKFRVNETEYEKLSYLAEQQGMSVPNFVKSKAQGTRLRNPKVEIEGAKEIARQLRYYNSNLNQLVKWINTNKTIYEPTELKAMEQQLAGIQEGVSGLWEQLSR; encoded by the coding sequence GTGAGCGAACAAAAAAAAGAGAACCGACGTGAAGAACGTCAAGTGAAATTTCGCGTGAACGAAACCGAATATGAGAAGCTCAGCTACCTAGCGGAGCAACAAGGGATGAGCGTGCCCAATTTTGTTAAAAGCAAGGCACAAGGGACTCGATTGCGGAATCCGAAAGTCGAGATTGAAGGAGCGAAAGAAATCGCTCGGCAGCTGCGGTATTACAATTCCAATTTGAATCAGTTAGTTAAATGGATCAACACCAACAAAACCATTTATGAACCAACTGAACTAAAAGCGATGGAACAACAATTAGCCGGTATTCAGGAAGGAGTGAGTGGCCTTTGGGAGCAATTATCAAGATAG
- a CDS encoding relaxase/mobilization nuclease domain-containing protein → MGAIIKIASATKNGSATVNYIARQGKIDVQLTSAHLTPLDYQAAREQMRQTRELLGKTKGRQGYHLVQSFDETDQLTPVKAHQLGQEFMSELSKMYPDHEIYMATHTDTDHPHNHFVLNAVNSETGAKMAINPPDIYEMHEINNDISKKHHLVELTKAKNKVYPTEIAAYTQTGKQYERDLVKEKIYHARDQAHSYPEFKQALSASDVELTSEIGKRGQTIRQKYVTHDSEGKKWTFTASRLGEDFKKEPITYAIMEHQRKRDKQQADREQLERSNAERLRGLTASVREVADEVRTERRTHESAHQPPQQSRAVDRDFGSER, encoded by the coding sequence TTGGGAGCAATTATCAAGATAGCCAGTGCCACTAAAAATGGTTCAGCGACCGTCAACTACATTGCAAGACAAGGAAAGATTGACGTCCAGTTAACCAGTGCTCACCTCACTCCGCTGGATTATCAAGCAGCGCGAGAACAAATGCGCCAAACGCGAGAATTACTGGGCAAGACAAAAGGGCGTCAAGGCTATCACTTGGTCCAGTCTTTTGACGAGACCGATCAGTTAACACCTGTAAAAGCCCATCAGCTAGGGCAAGAATTCATGTCCGAATTAAGCAAGATGTATCCAGACCATGAAATTTACATGGCGACTCATACCGATACCGACCATCCGCACAATCATTTTGTGCTTAATGCAGTGAACAGTGAAACAGGCGCTAAAATGGCCATTAATCCTCCGGATATCTATGAAATGCATGAAATCAATAACGACATTTCAAAAAAACACCACTTGGTTGAACTGACGAAAGCTAAAAATAAGGTCTATCCGACCGAAATAGCCGCTTATACTCAAACTGGGAAGCAATATGAACGGGATTTAGTCAAAGAAAAAATTTATCATGCGAGAGATCAAGCCCATTCTTATCCGGAATTTAAACAAGCACTGTCTGCTTCAGATGTGGAACTAACGTCTGAGATTGGAAAAAGAGGTCAAACCATCCGACAAAAGTACGTGACTCATGATTCAGAAGGAAAAAAATGGACGTTTACCGCCTCAAGATTAGGCGAAGACTTTAAAAAGGAGCCGATTACCTATGCCATCATGGAACACCAACGAAAACGAGACAAACAACAAGCAGACAGAGAACAACTTGAGCGCAGCAACGCCGAAAGATTACGAGGACTTACTGCTAGCGTACGGGAAGTTGCGGACGAAGTACGAACAGAGCGCAGAACACATGAGTCTGCTCATCAGCCACCTCAACAATCTCGAGCAGTCGATCGAGACTTCGGATCAGAACGGTAA